In one Bactrocera tryoni isolate S06 chromosome 5, CSIRO_BtryS06_freeze2, whole genome shotgun sequence genomic region, the following are encoded:
- the LOC120776704 gene encoding arginine-glutamic acid dipeptide repeats protein isoform X3 — MAASTQGEIRVGPGHQAKLPDYNPISSFPVDKESDERELEESRWSPGIVADGDLLMFLRAARSMAAFQGMCDGGLEDGCLAASRDDTTINALDILHDSGYDPGKALQALVKCPVSKGIDKKWTEDETKKFIKGLRQFGKNFFRIHKDLLPHKETPELVEFYYLWKKTPGANNNRPHRRRRQSALRRNRVTRASNTPPKKEDTPEPQTATTASAAADSTRSSPVVSKEENSSLTEDDISECDSDSSLTNKRDESPSRMRTRNKQQQQQQQNNNTKDQVANGKRPKRGTETPDTVTAADSPKTPTKGANANAENNTTTTVAANKRKGGKQDTPNKKKRTDVDGSAGSGSGGGSGDVTDDGSSLSKDSGKRKRPDSPAEESMNSDSRPDSVMDDAESNTTDTVEQSLKEGKDSSAGKEDSGAADGDSKADIIEKSEKPAEDTKETIKNDDEETNIQAPVSGQAPVAPPTSDAGSVATKEPISNANEENMSVVSAPPTPMKVPTIATVEALNASIGRGELSTERKDTVEKMDVSESNSVAVDIAKEQEMMKKIANMKQESMQQQQQQQQQLPPNNTNVNMQETAVFIKKEPLDDSMDATCNQNSNEPQDLKVKVEIKNEECKNNVGMPPTSMSSAVNDSGGGPEAPPQPPHMHMHLPPTGVQPPPGYILDGQLKYGPPPPQSMPSNDNNAPPPSGMPLGGPPPTHKYPGDMEMKYNESAAAAAAAVAGIKYEGGKFAMQDIKYPPPPLEHAMKYGTVQDMQAAAAAAAAAAAAAAGKYDMKFALEQPGKYPGDLSAHQQPPKGFPGEQLKLPEMKASSIYNMPNAESKYAPAASQPGDVGGLKYVGPGVPQDPQPPPTHGAPPGATPPPGIAMPKPHYQHEVQHPLARSAFESSLMLKYGDPMSAKYGPPQDLKYPPPPQGSNDGGPMKPSPYAENLVKGSPYGTQEPGGMKYPPSESPIDASSRSTPGQDSQGSNSSSQPSSQQQQFQSPHPSPHLPSPAGGGLPPGMHPQNLVSPHGPPSHGQLNSGMPPGASGPPPPSSMHHPHLTPSPNNSQQLQGPHPQSSVASSMPPSSVGAPPPLSTVAPSGLHPQHLPPSHLQQLHRQHPDMPAGMHPHTPIPLTLQGHDPRGGPPPPTHQMPPQPLQSSTVRTPSPAQQPQSRSLHEERMNINSGTPTGPPREPPTSQASMPPQQSPHAHRSSPLTGMPGNPPPGLIGHPMPIHPHLAHLPPGHPAHAAVAGVGHPGHPMLSHSMAGLGPGGGGPIALLAGPPSLTGMPESALSRRTPPSHIAPPHSSSAPPHSSVSGSLSSTTTSVSTATSTNTVPSSAFSRASPSVQGPNSNIGGPQSIGGGGSAGLPGNSGTPGSNAAHRSTSPASSVSSLSRQSPLHPVPQSPLSHHPSSSALSAAAAAVAERDRHALLRQQSPHMTPPPVSSASTLMASPLSKMYCPQPNQRVLGTSPPPHLRPGASPPVIRHPQMPLPLPLIPTGAGIPQIAVHPGQSPYPHPLLHPSMFYSPHHHNPFNYGYGPYGPGFPTAYMKPPPPGGPLDPASVLGGHHPGLPGPPPTRPDDPAMAAAAAAAAEKQAVAAHQLKQQQQHHQHQQQQAAAQAQAQAQAQAQAQAQAQAQAQAQNKPPTPKTPQGSNSSGGPPGSSHSAPTGLPPAGYPGGHLAGYPPPPHSSPFQDGQPMGMKPTSHMDALRAHAHSANLGGPHHPTEPLPIDIEPDPEPEIPSPTQNIPRGPSPEAKPDDTECHRSQSAIFVRHIDRGDYNSCTRTDLIFKPVADSKLARKREERDRKLAEKERERRQQQQQQQQQQQQQAVAAQQAAQQAKLKAELKPPYADTPALRQLSEYARPHVAFSPVEQMVPYHHPMGPMYSRERELEEIKNAQAAAASQSRMDPHWMEYYRRGIHPSQFPLYANPAAISQMERERLGIPPPHHVGLDPGEHMIRLTREYHAHSHTHLHLPLPSQPQPPEAGFQLPPNVGQYPRPSMLMPREPDVLLRMSYADQLQYLQAAEFQRQSLHEQYFRQRPR, encoded by the exons ATGGCGGCCTCCACTCAGGGAGAAATTCGAGTGGGTCCCGGCCACCAG GCAAAATTGCCCGATTATAATCCAATTTCAAGCTTCCCCGTTGACAAAGAGAGCGACGAACGTGAATTAGAAGAATCAAGATGGAGTCCTGGCATTGTGGCCGATGGCGATTTGTTAATGTTTTTGCGTGCGGCGCGTTCTATGGCTGCATTTCAAG GAATGTGTGATGGAGGTTTAGAAGACGGTTGTTTGGCTGCTAGTCGTGACGATACAACAATTAACGCATTGGATATT TTACACGATTCTGGTTACGATCCAGGCAAAGCACTACAAGCACTCGTTAAGTGTCCCGTTTCGAAGGGCATCGATAAAAAGTGGACCGAGGACGAAACAAAGAAATTCATTAAGGGCTTACGGCAATTCGGTAAGAATTTCTTTCGCATACACAAAGATTTACTACCGCACAAAGAGACACCCGAATTGGTGGAATTTTACTATTTGTGGAAGAAGACACCGGGTGCCAATAATAATCGACCGCATCGTCGACGCCGGCAAAGTGCCTTGCGTCGCAATCGTGTCACACGCGCTAGTAATACACCTCCGAAGAAGGAGGATACACCGGAACCACAAACGGCGACGACGGCGTCAGCGGCGGCAGATTCGACGCGCTCGTCGCCCGTTGTCTCCAAGGAGGAGAATAGTTCTCTAACCGAGGACGATATCAGCGAGTGCGACAGCGATTCCAGTCTGACAAACAAAAGGGATGAATCACCATCTAGAATGAGGACACGCaataaacagcagcaacaacaacaacagaataaCAATACAAAAGACCAAGTAGCGAATGGTAAACGACCCAAACGTGGTACTGAAACTCCCGATACAGTAACAGCAGCCGATAGTCCAAAGACACCAACTAAAGGAGCAAACGCAAACGCTGAGAATAATACGACAACGACGGTGGCGGCGAATAAGCGTAAAGGCGGTAAGCAGGATACGCCGAACAAGAAGAAGCGTACCGATGTGGATGGTAGCGCAGGTTCtggcagcggcggcggcagTGGTGATGTCACCGATGATGGCAGCAGCCTTAGTAAGGACAGTGGTAAGCGTAAGCGACCCGATAGTCCGGCGGAAGAGAGCATGAACTCGGATAGTCGACCTGATTCGGTAATGGATGATGCCGAGTCAAATACGACCGATACCGTAGAACAGTCGTTAAAAGAGGGCAAGGATAGCTCCGCCGGCAAAGAAGATAGTGGTGCTGCAGATGGCGATTCAAAGGCGGATATTATTGAGAAATCGGAAAAGCCTGCTGAAGACACCAAAGAGACGATCAAAAATGATGATGAAGAGACAAATATACAAGCGCCAGTTAGCGGGCAAGCGCCTGTAGCGCCACCAACAAGCGATGCCGGTAGCGTTGCGACTAAAGAGCCGATCTCCAATGCTAACGAGGAGAACATGAGTGTGGTCAGTGCGCCGCCAACACCCATGAAAGTGCCGACAATAGCTACCGTTGAAGCGTTAAATGCTTCGATTGGCCGCGGCGAATTGTCCACGGAACGAAAAGACACTGTTGAAAAAATGGATGTGTCGGAAAGTAATTCTGTTGCCGTTGATATAGCGAAGGAGCAGGAGATGATGAAGAAGATCGCCAATATGAAGCAAGAATcaatgcagcaacaacagcagcagcaacaacaactgccacCAAACAATACtaatgtgaatatgcaagaaacCGCAGTATTCATTAAGAAAGAACCTTTGGATGATTCCATGGATGCTACTTGCAATCAGAACAGTAATGAACCGCAAGATCTAAAAGTTAAAGTGGAGATTAAAAACGAGGAGTGCAAAAATAATGTGGGCATGCCGCCGACATCAATGTCTTCAGCGGTCAATGACTCAGGCGGAGGTCCAGAGGCACCGCCACAGCCGCCGCACATGCATATGCACCTACCACCAACCGGTGTCCAACCACCACCCGGATATATTTTAGATGGGCAACTCAAGTATGGACCGCCGCCACCACAATCGATGCCAAGTAATGATAACAACGCACCGCCACCGTCGGGCATGCCCTTAGGTGGCCCTCCACCAACGCACAAGTATCCTGGTGATATGGAAATGAAGTACAATGAGTCTGCAGcggcggctgctgctgctgttgctggcaTCAAATATGAAGGTGGCAAATTTGCAATGCAGGATATCAAGTATCCACCACCTCCACTGGAACACGCCATGAAGTATGGCACAGTACAAGATATGCAAGCAGCAGccgcggcggcggcggcagcagctGCTGCAGCAGCGGGTAAATATGATATGAAATTTGCCCTGGAACAACCGGGCAAGTATCCCGGCGATCTATCTGCACATCAACAACCGCCGAAAGGTTTCCCAGGTGAGCAGCTAAAGTTGCCTGAGATGAAGGCCTCAAGTATTTATAACATGCCAAATGCTGAAAGCAAATATGCGCCTGCGGCCAGTCAGCCGGGCGATGTAGGTGGTTTGAAGTACGTTGGCCCAGGTGTACCGCAAGATCCGCAGCCACCACCTACGCACGGTGCGCCACCTGGTGCTACGCCGCCACCCGGCATTGCGATGCCGAAGCCTCACTATCAGCATGAGGTGCAACATCCCTTGGCGCGTTCTGCTTTTGAGTCAAGCTTAATGCTAAAGTATGGCGATCCAATGTCTGCAAAGTATGGACCGCCACAAGATTTGAAGTATCCGCCACCGCCTCAAGGCTCAAATGATGGTGGTCCAATGAAACCATCACCGTATGCGGAAAATCTGGTTAAAGGTTCTCCTTACGGCACTCAAGAGCCTGGTGGTATGAAATACCCGCCTTCAGAAAGCCCAATAGATGCATCATCTCGTTCGACCCCGGGTCAGGACAGTCAGGGAAGCAATAGTAGTTCACAGCCGTCGTCACAGCAACAGCAATTCCAATCGCCGCATCCATCACCACATTTGCCTTCACCGGCTGGTGGTGGTTTACCGCCTGGCATGCatccacaaaatttggtatcACCCCACGGACCGCCATCTCATGGTCAGTTGAATTCCGGTATGCCACCTGGTGCATCTGGTCCACCACCACCCAGTTCAATGCATCATCCACATCTAACGCCATCCCCGAACAACTCGCAACAATTACAAGGACCACACCCACAGTCGTCTGTAGCTTCATCGATGCCACCGTCTTCAGTTGGCGCACCTCCGCCATTGTCAACGGTAGCACCGTCAGGCCTACATCCCCAGCACCTCCCGCCCAGTCACCTGCAACAGTTGCATCGTCAGCATCCAGATATGCCCGCTGGTATGCATCCGCATACCCCAATTCCACTCACATTACAAGGTCATGATCCGAGAGGTGGTCCGCCGCCACCTACACATCAAATGCCACCCCAGCCATTGCAATCGAGCACAGTGCGCACGCCGTCGCCAGCACAGCAACCGCAGTCGCGTAGTTTGCACGAGGAGCGCATGAATATCAATAGTGGCACACCGACTGGACCGCCACGTGAACCACCAACATCGCAAGCATCGATGCCACCCCAACAGTCACCGCATGCACACCGCAGTTCTCCTTTAACTGGTATGCCAGGAAATCCACCACCAGGTCTCATTGGTCATCCTATGCCCATACATCCACATTTAGCGCATTTGCCCCCTGGTCATCCAGCACACGCTGCTGTCGCTGGCGTTGGCCATCCGGGACATCCAATGTTATCGCACTCAATGGCCGGTTTGGGTCCGGGAGGTGGTGGCCCAATCGCTCTATTGGCTGGGCCACCATCGTTGACTGGCATGCCAGAGTCGGCACTCAGTAGACGCACACCGCCATCACATATTGCACCACCGCATTCCTCGTCTGCACCGCCACATTCATCTGTTTCTGGTAGTTTGTCTTCTACCACAACGTCAGTCAGCACTGCAACAAGCACGAATACTGTGCCATCATCTGCCTTTAGTCGCGCTAGCCCGAGCGTGCAGGGACCTAACTCCAACATTGGTGGACCTCAAAGCATCGGCGGCGGTGGTAGTGCTGGATTGCCTGGAAATAGCGGTACACCTGGTTCAAACGCTGCGCATCGATCAACATCGCCTGCTTCAAGTGTTAGCAGCTTGAGTCGTCAGAGTCCGCTACATCCGGTACCGCAAAGTCCACTCAGCCATCATCCGTCGTCATCGGCACTATCGGCGGCGGCTGCCGCAGTAGCAGAGCGAGATCGTCATGCACTCTTACGACAGCAATCACCGCACATGACACCTCCACCAGTATCCAGCGCTTCCACGTTGATGGCCAGTCCATTGAGCAAAATGTACTGCCCTCAACCGAATCAACGCGTACTGGGCACTTCACCGCCACCGCATTTAAGGCCTGGCGCTTCACCGCCTGTCATCCGACACCCACAAATGCCACTGCCATTGCCATTAATTCCGACAGGCGCTGGTATACCGCAAATAGCCGTACATCCCGGTCAGTCGCCATATCCCCATCCACTTTTACATCCCTCAATGTTCTACTCCCCGCATCATCACAATCCCTTCAATTATGGCTACGGACCATACGGACCTGGTTTCCCCACAGCCTACATGAAACCACCACCCCCTGGTGGACCACTTGACCCAGCTTCGGTGCTAGGTGGACATCATCCTGGTCTACCGGGACCGCCGCCCACACGTCCCGACGATCCAGCAATGGCAGCtgcagcagcggcggcggccGAAAAACAAGCAGTAGCTGCTCACCAgttaaaacaacagcaacaacatcatcagcatcaacaacaacaagcggcaGCACAAGCGCAAGCTCAGGCTCAAGCTCAAGCACAGGCACAAGCGCAAGCGCAGGCGCAGGCACAGGCACAGAACAAACCCCCAACACCAAAGACGCCGCAGGGCAGCAATAGCAGTGGCGGTCCGCCGGGCAGTTCACATTCGGCCCCTACTGGTCTGCCACCAGCTGGTTATCCAGGAGGGCATTTAGCCGGTTATCCACCACCGCCGCACTCCTCGCCATTCCAAGATGGTCAGCCAATGGGTATGAAGCCAACGTCGCACATGGATGCGCTGCGAGCGCACGCACACTCGGCTAATCTGGGCGGCCCACATCACCCGACGGAACCAT TACCGATTGACATCGAGCCCGATCCAGAGCCAGAAATTCCAAGCCCAACGCAAAATATACCGCGTGGTCCTAGTCCCGAAGCCAAACCTGACGACACCGAATGCCATCGCTCGCAGTCCGCTAT ctTTGTGCGTCACATCGATCGTGGTGATTATAACTCCTGCACGCGTACGGATTTGATTTTCAAGCCTGTGGCAGACTCGAAACTCGCGAGAAAGCGTGAAGAGCGCGACAGAAAGCTAGCCGAAAAGGAGCGTGAGCGGCGTCAG caacaacagcaacagcaacaacagcagcagcaacaggcTGTCGCAGCACAACAGGCAGCCCAACAGGCCAAATTGAAGGCCGAACTCAAACCGCCATATGCGGATACGCCAGCACTGCGTCAGCTATCCGAGTACGCCAGGCCACATGTGGCTTTCAG CCCTGTTGAACAGATGGTACCATATCATCACCCAATGGGGCCAATGTATAGTAGAGAGAG ggAATTGGAAGAGATAAAGAACGCACAAGCGGCCGCCGCCAGTCAGTCGCGCATGGATCCGCATTGGATGGAATACTACAGACG TGGCATACATCCATCACAGTTCCCGCTGTACGCCAATCCTGCGGCTATTTCACAAATGGAGCGCGAGCGTTTGGGCATACCGCCGCCACATCATGTTGGCCTGGATCCCGGCGAGCATatg atacGATTGACGAGAGAATATCATGCACACTCTCATACTCATTTACATTTGCCTTTGCCTTCACAGCCGCAACCACCGGAGGCCGGATTTCAACTGCCAC CGAATGTTGGCCAGTATCCACGGCCAAGTATGCTTATGCCTAGAGAACCGGATGTTTTGCTGCGCATGTCCTACGCCGATCAGCTTCAG TATTTGCAGGCTGCGGAATTTCAGCGACAGTCACTGCACGAGCAGTACTTTAG ACAACGGCCCAGATAA